One segment of Aquimarina sp. BL5 DNA contains the following:
- a CDS encoding carboxy terminal-processing peptidase produces the protein MKKSFLVLMLTIIVSAASCSFTTKVDNDPDKDRILIDLISYVLSKGHYDAKDINDDFSKNVFVDYIDALDPLKRYFYKSDIEEFKKFEDLIDDQIRDKEIDFFNLTYERLQQRMTEARSLYKEILESPFNFEKQEDINTDYEKLAYAGNKDEMKNRWRLQLKFNALSSYYDKVDEQVDSITKNKEFKRKSAVALEEESRELTKTSLKEYFEFADDLERKDWFSIYINSIVEEFDPHTYYFAPQDKDRFDIAMSGKLEGIGARLQKKNDNVKIVEIISGGPAWRGNKVEVGDLIMKVKQEDETEPVSIVGMRLDDAVSLIKGPKGTKVVLTVKKVDGTIENVEIVRDVVELEETYAKSSLVKKNDKSFGIINLPKFYFNMQDYNQRNAAKDVKQEIIRLKEQDMEGLVIDLRDNGGGSLQTVVDIAGLFIDKGPIVQVRTKGESPEVLSDKDRNILWDGPLVILVNELSASASEILAAAMQDYKRAIIIGSKQTYGKGTVQNVMDLNRWMRSNDFGDLGALKLTTQKFYRVNGGSTQLEGVKSDVVVPDRYSYIDIGEKDQENPLPWDKIPAADYDLWDGYIDFDQTINNSKARMATNEQLKLIEENAKWVREKRDVNKYSLNYNEYKANIELNEKQAERFERLNDYKTNLTFESLPYEKDLMAKDSILKEKRNRWHQSLSKDVYVEEALSVLEDMKINNIRKSKNPLTLKN, from the coding sequence ATGAAAAAGAGTTTTTTGGTATTGATGCTTACCATAATTGTTTCAGCTGCTTCCTGCAGCTTTACAACAAAAGTTGACAATGATCCTGATAAAGATCGAATACTGATTGATTTAATCAGTTATGTGTTAAGTAAAGGACATTATGATGCAAAGGATATTAATGATGATTTCTCCAAGAATGTTTTTGTTGATTATATAGATGCCTTAGATCCTTTAAAGCGCTATTTTTATAAAAGCGATATAGAAGAGTTTAAGAAGTTTGAAGATTTAATCGATGATCAAATCAGAGATAAAGAGATCGATTTCTTTAACCTTACTTACGAGAGACTACAACAAAGAATGACTGAGGCTAGATCTCTGTACAAAGAAATATTAGAAAGTCCTTTTAATTTCGAAAAGCAGGAAGATATAAATACAGATTATGAAAAGTTGGCATATGCTGGTAATAAAGATGAAATGAAGAACCGCTGGAGATTACAGCTTAAGTTCAATGCATTATCCAGCTATTATGACAAAGTTGATGAGCAGGTAGATTCTATAACAAAAAACAAAGAGTTTAAAAGGAAGTCTGCTGTTGCGTTAGAAGAAGAGTCTCGTGAATTGACAAAAACTTCATTAAAAGAATATTTCGAGTTTGCCGATGATTTAGAGAGAAAAGATTGGTTTTCTATCTATATAAATTCTATAGTAGAAGAATTTGATCCACATACGTACTACTTTGCTCCGCAAGATAAAGATCGTTTTGATATTGCGATGTCTGGAAAGTTAGAAGGAATAGGCGCCAGACTGCAGAAAAAAAATGATAATGTGAAAATTGTTGAAATTATTTCTGGTGGACCCGCTTGGAGAGGAAATAAAGTAGAGGTGGGTGATCTCATTATGAAAGTAAAACAAGAGGATGAAACAGAACCAGTAAGTATTGTGGGAATGAGACTAGATGATGCAGTAAGTCTTATCAAAGGTCCTAAAGGAACTAAAGTTGTTTTAACTGTTAAAAAAGTTGACGGAACAATAGAGAATGTGGAGATTGTGAGAGACGTTGTTGAGTTAGAAGAAACTTATGCGAAGTCTTCTTTAGTTAAAAAAAATGATAAGAGTTTTGGGATAATCAATTTACCAAAATTCTATTTTAATATGCAAGATTACAACCAACGTAATGCAGCAAAAGATGTGAAGCAAGAAATTATTCGTCTTAAAGAACAAGATATGGAAGGTCTTGTCATAGATCTTAGAGATAATGGAGGGGGATCTTTACAGACCGTTGTAGATATTGCAGGTTTGTTTATTGATAAAGGACCAATTGTTCAGGTAAGGACGAAAGGAGAGTCTCCAGAGGTTTTAAGTGATAAAGATCGAAATATTTTATGGGATGGACCATTAGTTATTTTAGTTAATGAACTTTCGGCTTCTGCTTCAGAGATTTTGGCTGCTGCAATGCAAGATTATAAAAGAGCAATTATCATCGGAAGTAAGCAGACGTATGGAAAAGGAACTGTACAGAACGTTATGGATCTTAATCGATGGATGCGTAGTAATGATTTTGGAGACCTTGGAGCATTAAAATTAACAACTCAGAAATTCTATCGAGTAAACGGAGGTTCTACACAACTGGAAGGTGTAAAAAGTGACGTAGTAGTTCCGGATCGTTATAGCTACATTGATATTGGTGAGAAAGATCAAGAAAATCCGCTTCCTTGGGATAAAATACCAGCTGCAGATTATGATTTATGGGATGGTTATATTGACTTTGATCAAACTATTAATAATAGTAAAGCTCGTATGGCAACTAATGAGCAATTAAAACTGATTGAAGAAAATGCAAAGTGGGTAAGAGAAAAGAGAGATGTAAATAAATATTCTCTAAACTATAATGAATACAAAGCGAATATCGAGTTAAACGAAAAACAAGCAGAACGTTTTGAACGCCTAAATGATTATAAAACTAATCTTACTTTCGAATCATTACCATATGAAAAAGATCTTATGGCAAAAGATTCAATCCTTAAGGAAAAAAGAAATAGATGGCATCAAAGCCTAAGTAAGGATGTATATGTAGAGGAGGCATTGAGTGTACTTGAAGATATGAAAATCAACAATATACGTAAATCAAAAAATCCACTTACACTAAAGAATTAA
- the surE gene encoding 5'/3'-nucleotidase SurE — protein sequence MSQRKPLILVTNDDGITAPGIRTLISIMNEIGDVFVVAPDSPQSAMGHAITINSTLYCDPITIDKNAPQKEYSCSGTPVDCVKMATREILKRKPDLCVSGINHGSNSAINVIYSGTMSAAVEAGIEGIPAIGFSLLDYSMNANFEPSKKFVKAIVENVLKNGLPKGIVLNVNIPKLDEKDIKGIKICRQANAHWVEEFDKRTNPMGRDYYWLSGKFINEDKGEDTDEWALHNGYVSIVPTQFDLTAHHFIQELNNWPLHD from the coding sequence ATGTCGCAAAGAAAACCGTTGATTTTAGTAACGAATGATGATGGTATTACAGCTCCTGGAATAAGGACTCTGATTAGTATTATGAATGAAATTGGCGATGTATTTGTCGTAGCTCCAGACAGCCCTCAGAGTGCTATGGGTCACGCAATTACAATAAACAGCACATTATACTGCGATCCTATTACTATTGACAAAAATGCTCCCCAGAAAGAATATAGTTGTTCTGGAACTCCTGTAGATTGTGTCAAAATGGCAACCAGAGAAATATTGAAGCGAAAACCTGATTTGTGTGTCAGTGGAATCAATCATGGCTCTAATTCTGCTATTAATGTAATTTATTCCGGTACGATGAGTGCTGCGGTAGAGGCTGGAATCGAAGGAATTCCTGCCATTGGCTTTTCCTTATTAGATTATAGTATGAATGCCAACTTTGAACCTTCTAAGAAATTTGTAAAAGCAATCGTAGAAAATGTGCTTAAAAACGGACTGCCAAAAGGTATTGTCCTCAATGTTAATATCCCAAAGTTAGATGAAAAAGATATAAAAGGGATTAAAATTTGTAGACAAGCGAATGCACATTGGGTAGAAGAATTTGATAAAAGAACCAACCCTATGGGTAGAGACTATTATTGGCTGTCAGGAAAATTTATTAATGAAGATAAAGGGGAAGATACAGATGAATGGGCGTTACACAACGGATATGTTTCTATCGTTCCTACACAATTTGATCTTACCGCACATCATTTTATACAAGAACTAAACAATTGGCCATTACATGATTAA
- the lpxB gene encoding lipid-A-disaccharide synthase codes for MKYYLIAGEASGDLHGSNLMKSILKEDPDAEFRFWGGDLMQSVGGTMVLHYKERAFMGFFEVILNLFKILGFIKQCKKDIEHYNPDALILIDNSGFNLRIAEWAKPKGYITHYYISPQVWASRAGRVKTIKANVDHMYVILPFVSDFYKKYNYDVNFVGHPLIDAIADHHQVIPDVFKKQYHLDERPIIAILPGSRKQEIKKMLEVMLSIVDDFPSYQFIIAGAPSQEEKFYEPFIKKEGVHLIMNRTYDILSLSNVALVTSGTATLETALFKVPQVVCYKGNTISYHIAKRIINLEYISLVNLIMDKPVVTELIQDDFNTKKLKEELTKILDDYNRAVMFLDYYDLEKKLGGKGASDKTANLIVETTK; via the coding sequence ATGAAATATTATCTTATAGCAGGAGAGGCATCCGGTGATTTACATGGTTCCAACCTTATGAAATCTATCCTTAAAGAAGATCCCGATGCAGAATTCAGGTTTTGGGGAGGAGATTTAATGCAATCAGTGGGTGGTACTATGGTTCTGCACTACAAAGAAAGGGCCTTTATGGGGTTTTTTGAAGTCATTCTTAATCTATTTAAAATTTTAGGTTTTATAAAGCAATGTAAAAAAGACATTGAACACTATAATCCTGATGCACTTATTTTAATCGACAACTCTGGTTTCAATCTTCGTATTGCCGAGTGGGCTAAACCAAAAGGCTATATTACTCATTACTATATTAGTCCTCAAGTATGGGCATCAAGAGCTGGAAGAGTGAAAACCATCAAGGCCAATGTGGATCATATGTATGTCATACTGCCATTTGTATCAGATTTTTATAAAAAATACAACTATGATGTAAATTTTGTTGGACATCCACTTATAGATGCTATCGCTGATCATCATCAAGTAATACCAGATGTTTTTAAAAAACAATATCACTTAGATGAGCGACCAATTATTGCAATATTACCTGGAAGTAGAAAACAAGAAATAAAAAAAATGCTGGAAGTTATGCTTAGTATAGTCGATGATTTCCCATCTTATCAATTTATAATTGCTGGTGCTCCAAGCCAAGAAGAAAAATTTTATGAGCCTTTTATAAAAAAAGAAGGAGTACATTTAATTATGAATCGGACATATGATATTTTAAGTTTAAGCAATGTAGCTTTAGTAACTTCTGGAACGGCAACATTAGAAACTGCATTATTTAAAGTTCCACAGGTAGTCTGCTACAAAGGAAATACCATTTCATATCATATTGCCAAAAGAATTATCAACCTAGAGTATATTTCTTTAGTAAATTTAATAATGGATAAACCTGTAGTTACGGAGTTAATTCAGGATGATTTCAACACAAAAAAACTAAAAGAAGAGCTTACAAAAATATTAGATGATTATAACAGAGCTGTTATGTTTTTAGATTATTACGATTTAGAAAAGAAACTTGGTGGAAAAGGAGCTAGTGATAAAACTGCTAACTTAATTGTAGAAACCACAAAATAA